In Candidatus Accumulibacter cognatus, the genomic window CCGCAGGCCAGCAGCAATCCCATCAATCCCAATGTTTTTACAAACTTCATCACACGTTTCTCCTTCTGCTGTTCAGAGGCATGGAACATCGGCCCTGGTCCCCACTCGTCGCGTCCAGCGGCGGGTTCCAAAGTCTCAACCAAATTAATTGATCCAGGGCTTGCCAACCGGAAGGACGTCCCGGCCAAACAAATCGGCATAGATGATGTGCGCCATGATGTACCACGCCATCGCTGCGGTCACCATCAGTTCATAGCCGGCCACCACGGTCAGGTCGGGATAGCCGAAGTGCGCCAGGTCGAGCAGAATGAAACCGATCAGCAACAGGGTGAAGGTCAGTGCCAGCGCGCTGCTGACGCGCATCGAACCAATCCACAGGATCACCGTGAATAGTGTCCAGGCCACAAGGAACCAGCCGACGTCGGTCTTGCTGGAGGTATAAATGTTGTAGTGGTTGCCAATCAGGAGCAGCACCAGCGCGATCCAGAAGCAGCCATAACCGGTGAAGGCGCAATAGCCGAAATTGTTGCCGGTCTTCATCTCCTGCAGCCCGGCGATCATCTGCGCCAGCCCCCCAAATATCAGACCCAGCCAGACGACCGGACCCAATCCCATCCATCCCACATTATGAAACTGCAACACCATGGTCGTCAGGCCGAAACCAGCCAGACCTACTACAGCCGGATTACCCAGCTTTTGCTCAGTCATGCACTACCCCCTTCATATTCATCGAGAATGCGGCCGGGCAAGGCCCCGACCGCCAATTTAACTGGCTTTCCAGGCCATATCGGATACTGCCGGTGATGGTCCTGGAAGGCGGCGCGATTCTACAGACATCCTCCCTGTAATGGCAAATCGGCCGGGCGGGGAAACGCGTTGCAGCGTTCGGCGTGTGCTAGAATCGCCCCCCGCTTCAGTTCCCTTCCGTGATGTCCGCAACCTCCGTCCTCAACCCCCCGCAACGCGAAGCCATCCGCTACCTCGACGGCCCGCTGCTGGTTCTGGCCGGCGCCGGATCGGGAAAGACGCGCGTGATCACCGAAAAGATCGTTTA contains:
- a CDS encoding acetate uptake transporter; amino-acid sequence: MTEQKLGNPAVVGLAGFGLTTMVLQFHNVGWMGLGPVVWLGLIFGGLAQMIAGLQEMKTGNNFGYCAFTGYGCFWIALVLLLIGNHYNIYTSSKTDVGWFLVAWTLFTVILWIGSMRVSSALALTFTLLLIGFILLDLAHFGYPDLTVVAGYELMVTAAMAWYIMAHIIYADLFGRDVLPVGKPWIN